The following are encoded together in the Blautia obeum ATCC 29174 genome:
- a CDS encoding ABC transporter substrate-binding protein, with the protein MKKAKLILLAGLAIAVSLTGCQKKEVKPGDVAGYDEGEQYLSIWVHSIEDTLEGQVYRESVDSFNEKYNGKYFADIEFIPRNDSGGGYSDKVNSSVLSGGLPDVLTLDGPNVAAYAENGIIQPLAELTEEERGEYLESILDQGTYNDKLYALGVMESSVGLYYNKDILEEAGIEVPDADHPWTQTEFMDILAKLKPLMDEKNGYPIDMTFPVGEASIYYYAPFIWANGGNLVSEDGLTVDGYFNSEKNVEVMNYFHQIVENKYMSEAPIENLFESGRAAFKFDGAWEVNTIYENYPDVNLGVAPYVVGDDWDGERYTPTGSWAFAASSETDNIEGATELVKWMSGVESGVRIWNEAKSLPSTYKAFEQIDVFQTDENYKALYEQLSKYGHPRPKTPVYPQVSTSFQQALESVGLGGKDAQAELDKSVERINAKLERYTRE; encoded by the coding sequence ATGAAAAAAGCAAAACTGATTCTTCTTGCCGGTCTGGCAATTGCAGTCAGCCTGACAGGATGTCAGAAAAAAGAAGTAAAGCCTGGCGATGTAGCAGGCTATGATGAAGGAGAACAATATCTTTCAATCTGGGTGCATAGTATTGAAGATACTCTGGAAGGACAGGTGTACAGGGAATCTGTAGACAGCTTTAATGAGAAATATAATGGTAAATATTTCGCAGATATTGAATTTATTCCGCGAAATGACAGCGGCGGTGGATATTCGGACAAGGTAAATTCTTCTGTACTGTCAGGAGGACTTCCGGATGTTCTTACTCTGGATGGACCGAATGTGGCTGCTTATGCAGAGAATGGCATCATACAGCCGTTGGCAGAGCTGACAGAGGAAGAAAGAGGCGAATATCTGGAATCCATTCTGGATCAGGGCACTTATAACGATAAGCTTTATGCACTTGGAGTTATGGAATCCAGTGTAGGGCTTTATTATAACAAAGATATTCTGGAAGAAGCCGGAATTGAGGTTCCGGATGCAGATCATCCGTGGACACAGACTGAATTTATGGATATTCTGGCTAAGCTGAAACCGCTGATGGATGAGAAGAATGGTTATCCGATCGACATGACATTCCCTGTAGGTGAAGCAAGTATTTATTATTATGCCCCATTTATCTGGGCAAATGGTGGAAACCTGGTAAGCGAAGACGGACTGACAGTGGACGGATATTTCAATTCAGAAAAGAATGTTGAAGTTATGAATTATTTCCACCAGATCGTAGAGAACAAATACATGTCCGAAGCTCCGATCGAGAATCTGTTTGAAAGTGGAAGAGCAGCCTTCAAATTTGACGGTGCGTGGGAAGTCAACACAATCTACGAGAACTATCCGGATGTGAATCTTGGCGTTGCACCTTATGTAGTTGGTGATGACTGGGATGGTGAAAGATATACACCGACAGGCTCCTGGGCATTTGCAGCATCTTCAGAAACAGACAATATTGAAGGTGCAACAGAGCTGGTCAAATGGATGAGTGGTGTGGAAAGTGGTGTAAGGATCTGGAATGAAGCAAAATCACTTCCGTCTACATATAAAGCATTTGAACAGATCGATGTATTCCAGACAGACGAAAATTACAAAGCACTGTACGAGCAGCTGAGTAAATATGGGCACCCAAGACCAAAGACTCCTGTATATCCACAGGTAAGTACATCTTTCCAGCAGGCACTTGAAAGTGTTGGACTGGGCGGTAAAGATGCGCAGGCAGAACTGGATAAATCTGTAGAAAGGATTAACGCGAAACTGGAACGTTATACGAGAGAATAA
- a CDS encoding LacI family DNA-binding transcriptional regulator, translating to MGKKNITFNDIAKYTGFSKTTVSRYFNNPDSLTLKNQQIISDALDKLNYQENKVARILANGKTEFIGVIIPNLYLHYYSEMLNQILKTYDTYGYKFLVFTGDDHKSTEREYIQELLSYKIEGMVILSHTIPSRELASYNLPIVTIEREDQFVSSVNTDNYMGAVQATSLLAKTGADILIHINVELSPQVPSYGRIKGFSDICEEYQIPHELILTDTGHSYEESSLILKDLLETIDSKYQGKTKGIFLPNDTFANIMLNHLIQKYGQLPDDYKIIGFDDSPVSREAIVPISTVGQQIDKIAASAMKILHEQITERHKRKPALSSEPVHKIIPPILINRKTTEPSH from the coding sequence ATGGGCAAAAAAAATATAACCTTCAATGACATTGCCAAATATACTGGTTTCTCAAAAACCACTGTTTCCAGATATTTCAACAATCCTGATTCCCTCACATTGAAGAATCAGCAGATTATCTCGGATGCACTTGATAAACTAAACTATCAGGAGAATAAAGTTGCCAGGATCCTGGCAAACGGGAAAACCGAATTTATCGGTGTTATCATTCCAAACCTTTATTTACATTACTATTCTGAAATGCTAAACCAGATACTGAAAACTTATGATACCTATGGCTACAAATTTCTTGTTTTTACCGGTGATGATCATAAATCAACTGAACGCGAGTATATTCAGGAACTTCTTTCTTATAAAATAGAAGGAATGGTTATTTTAAGCCATACCATTCCTTCCAGAGAGCTCGCCTCCTACAATCTCCCAATTGTAACGATCGAGCGTGAAGATCAGTTTGTGAGCAGTGTCAATACGGATAACTATATGGGTGCGGTGCAGGCAACCAGTCTGCTTGCAAAGACTGGAGCAGATATTCTGATCCATATCAATGTTGAATTATCTCCACAGGTTCCATCCTATGGACGTATAAAAGGCTTTTCTGATATCTGTGAAGAATATCAGATTCCACATGAACTGATTCTCACAGATACCGGCCACAGTTATGAAGAAAGTTCTCTGATTCTCAAAGATTTGCTGGAAACAATTGATTCTAAATATCAAGGCAAAACAAAGGGAATTTTTCTTCCAAACGATACATTTGCCAACATCATGCTCAATCATCTGATTCAAAAGTATGGACAGCTTCCAGATGACTACAAGATCATTGGTTTTGATGATTCTCCAGTTTCCAGAGAAGCTATTGTTCCGATCAGTACTGTCGGACAGCAGATTGACAAGATTGCCGCATCTGCCATGAAAATCCTGCATGAACAGATTACAGAAAGACACAAAAGAAAACCGGCTCTGTCTTCTGAGCCGGTTCACAAGATTATTCCTCCAATTCTGATCAATCGAAAAACAACTGAGCCTTCTCATTGA
- a CDS encoding amino acid ABC transporter ATP-binding protein, with the protein MSETILKVQHLGKSFGNNEILKDIDFSVKPKDVTCIIGPSGSGKSTLLRCMNLLETPSSGEIRYHGTNIMDKHVNVPEYRSKVGMVFQNFNLFNNMTVLKNCTVGQEKVLKKSKEEAHKNAMMYLEKVGMAPYINAKPKQLSGGQKQRVAIARALAMEPEILLFDEPTSALDPQMVGEVLEVMRTLAKDGLTMIIVTHEMAFARDVAKHVIFMGNGVIVEEGTSQQIFEDPQNEMTKEFLSRFRNA; encoded by the coding sequence ATGAGTGAGACAATTCTGAAAGTACAGCATCTGGGAAAATCTTTTGGAAATAATGAGATTCTGAAAGATATCGATTTCTCAGTGAAGCCGAAGGATGTTACCTGTATCATTGGCCCTTCCGGTTCCGGTAAATCCACGCTGCTGCGTTGCATGAATCTTCTGGAAACACCTTCCTCAGGAGAGATAAGATACCATGGAACGAACATCATGGATAAGCATGTGAATGTGCCGGAATATCGTTCAAAGGTTGGTATGGTGTTTCAGAACTTTAACCTGTTCAATAACATGACAGTTCTTAAAAACTGCACGGTGGGGCAGGAGAAAGTCCTGAAAAAGAGCAAGGAAGAAGCCCATAAAAACGCAATGATGTATCTTGAGAAGGTTGGTATGGCTCCATATATCAATGCAAAGCCGAAGCAGCTTTCCGGAGGTCAGAAGCAGAGGGTAGCAATTGCCAGAGCGCTTGCCATGGAACCGGAGATCCTGCTCTTTGATGAGCCTACTTCAGCACTCGACCCGCAGATGGTCGGAGAAGTCCTTGAGGTTATGCGAACGCTTGCCAAAGACGGACTGACAATGATCATTGTCACACATGAGATGGCATTTGCCCGGGATGTGGCAAAGCATGTAATCTTTATGGGTAATGGAGTTATTGTAGAAGAGGGAACTTCACAGCAGATCTTTGAAGATCCACAAAATGAGATGACGAAGGAATTTTTGAGTCGTTTCAGAAATGCATGA
- a CDS encoding amino acid ABC transporter permease produces the protein MPESFGGRIIYLLQQYGPSFLKGAGVSMWLALVGTLFGCIIGFLVGIVQTIPVDKNDSTAKKVIIKVVKFIMACYVEFFRGTPMMAQAMFIYFGSAYLFNINMSMWFAAIFIVSINTGAYMAETVRGGILSIDPGQTEGAKAIGMTHVQTMINVILPQALRNIMPQIGNNLIINIKDTCVLSIIGTVELFYTTKGVAGALYTYFESFTIAMVIYFIMTFTCSRILRVIEHKMDGPDNYDLATADTLTHTSGMYSYKERKDSRE, from the coding sequence CTGCCTGAGAGTTTTGGAGGAAGAATTATATATCTTCTTCAGCAATATGGTCCTTCTTTCCTGAAGGGAGCCGGTGTCAGCATGTGGCTGGCGCTGGTAGGAACACTTTTTGGATGTATCATTGGTTTTCTGGTTGGTATCGTTCAGACGATCCCGGTGGACAAAAATGATTCAACAGCCAAAAAAGTAATTATCAAAGTTGTCAAATTTATTATGGCCTGCTATGTGGAGTTCTTTCGTGGGACTCCAATGATGGCCCAGGCAATGTTTATTTATTTTGGAAGTGCCTATCTATTTAACATCAATATGTCTATGTGGTTTGCAGCAATCTTTATTGTATCGATCAACACAGGGGCATACATGGCAGAGACAGTTCGAGGTGGTATTCTTTCCATCGATCCCGGACAGACAGAAGGCGCCAAGGCAATCGGCATGACACATGTTCAGACGATGATAAATGTAATACTTCCGCAGGCCCTGCGAAATATCATGCCGCAGATCGGAAATAACCTGATCATCAATATCAAAGATACCTGTGTACTTTCAATCATTGGTACAGTAGAGCTCTTTTACACGACTAAAGGTGTTGCAGGAGCACTGTATACATATTTTGAGTCCTTCACAATTGCAATGGTTATCTATTTTATCATGACGTTTACCTGTTCCAGAATCCTGCGTGTGATCGAACACAAGATGGACGGACCGGATAATTATGATCTTGCAACCGCTGATACTCTGACACATACCAGCGGAATGTACTCTTATAAAGAAAGGAAGGACAGCAGAGAATGA
- a CDS encoding transporter substrate-binding domain-containing protein, which translates to MTCGIIGVQSVSADDKKTLKVAMECGYAPYNWTQPDDSNGAVQISGSSDYAYGYDVMMAKKIADELGYDLEIVKLDWDSLVPAVQSGQVDCVIAGQSITKERQQMVDFTDPYYYASIITLVKNDGDYKDAASVEDLKGATVTSQQNTIWYDSCLPQIPDTDILPAQESAPAMLVALESGKCDAVVTDMPTGKAACVAYPDFKLLDFSGTDGAFEVSDEDINIGISVQRGNDELKDAINGVLKDMTEDDYNKMMDEAISVQPLSES; encoded by the coding sequence ATGACATGTGGGATTATAGGTGTACAGAGTGTAAGTGCGGATGATAAGAAAACTCTGAAAGTTGCAATGGAATGCGGATATGCTCCTTACAACTGGACACAGCCAGATGACTCCAATGGAGCAGTACAGATTTCCGGAAGTTCTGATTATGCGTATGGATATGATGTTATGATGGCAAAGAAAATTGCAGATGAATTAGGCTATGATCTTGAAATCGTAAAGCTTGACTGGGATTCTCTTGTACCGGCAGTACAGTCCGGTCAGGTTGACTGTGTTATTGCAGGACAGTCTATTACAAAAGAACGTCAGCAGATGGTTGATTTCACAGATCCATATTATTATGCATCCATCATCACTTTGGTTAAGAATGATGGAGATTACAAGGACGCAGCAAGCGTAGAAGACCTTAAAGGAGCTACAGTGACATCACAGCAGAATACGATCTGGTATGATTCCTGCCTGCCTCAGATTCCAGATACTGATATCCTTCCGGCACAGGAAAGTGCACCGGCAATGCTGGTTGCTCTTGAATCCGGCAAATGTGATGCAGTTGTCACTGACATGCCTACAGGAAAGGCTGCATGCGTAGCATATCCGGATTTCAAACTGCTGGACTTCAGTGGAACAGACGGAGCATTTGAAGTATCTGATGAAGATATCAATATTGGTATTTCAGTACAGAGGGGCAACGATGAACTTAAGGATGCAATCAATGGCGTGCTTAAAGATATGACCGAAGATGATTATAATAAAATGATGGATGAGGCTATTTCCGTACAGCCACTTTCAGAATCATAA
- a CDS encoding C40 family peptidase, with protein MKKRIVCLTLALMMTATQVVSVSASREDELREEQAATSAQLDATYAQIDQLYSAKQQLQDEINSLDANLVNVMVSIQTLEGDISNKEADIQQTQADLQKAQNAKDKQYAAMKQRIQYLYEKGGNEAWFQMMMSADNLSDLLTKAEYTQKMYDYDRQSLEKYANTITQVTNLGNQYQQEKAELEGMKQEYEAQSVDLQNQIDTKKANSADCDNEIAYAQEMANEYANLIQEQQAEIEQLEAERIAAEEEARRQAEAEAAAAAAAEEEAAQQEQEDQTVYDEDGNEVDASEAAENGDTVYDEDGNEVDPSQTTTETTTEDSGSSDVEYDEYGNVIDSDNTVDPDTVDTSSSSSSSSSSSSSGSGSSIVDYATQFVGNPYVWGGTSLTGGADCSGFTQSVYAQFGYSLPRTSYEQQNWGTEVSYADAQPGDLICYGGHVAIYMGNGQIVHASNSRDGIKISNNAAYRTILSVRRPS; from the coding sequence ATGAAAAAAAGAATTGTTTGCCTGACGTTGGCATTAATGATGACTGCAACACAGGTTGTCAGTGTAAGCGCGTCAAGAGAAGATGAACTGAGAGAGGAACAGGCAGCTACAAGCGCACAGCTTGATGCTACATATGCTCAGATTGATCAGCTCTACTCCGCTAAGCAGCAGTTACAGGATGAGATCAACTCCCTGGACGCAAATCTTGTGAATGTCATGGTTTCCATTCAGACCTTGGAAGGGGATATCAGTAATAAAGAAGCAGACATTCAGCAGACACAGGCTGACCTGCAGAAGGCACAGAATGCCAAAGACAAACAGTACGCAGCAATGAAACAGCGTATCCAGTATCTGTACGAAAAAGGTGGAAATGAAGCCTGGTTCCAGATGATGATGAGTGCAGATAATCTTTCTGATCTTCTTACAAAAGCTGAGTATACTCAGAAAATGTATGATTATGACAGACAGAGCCTTGAAAAATATGCAAACACAATTACACAGGTAACAAACCTTGGAAATCAGTATCAGCAGGAAAAAGCTGAACTGGAAGGTATGAAACAGGAATATGAAGCACAGTCTGTAGATCTTCAGAATCAGATTGATACAAAGAAAGCAAATTCTGCAGATTGTGATAATGAAATTGCATATGCACAGGAAATGGCAAATGAATATGCAAACCTGATTCAGGAACAGCAGGCAGAGATTGAGCAGCTTGAAGCAGAACGTATTGCAGCCGAAGAAGAGGCAAGACGTCAGGCAGAAGCTGAAGCGGCAGCTGCTGCAGCAGCCGAGGAAGAAGCTGCACAGCAGGAACAGGAAGATCAGACAGTATATGATGAAGATGGTAACGAAGTTGATGCTTCAGAAGCAGCAGAAAACGGAGATACTGTATATGACGAAGATGGAAACGAGGTTGATCCGAGCCAGACTACAACAGAAACAACTACAGAAGACAGTGGAAGCAGTGATGTAGAATATGATGAATATGGAAATGTGATTGACAGTGACAACACAGTTGATCCGGATACAGTAGATACTTCATCCAGCTCTTCAAGCTCCAGCAGTTCTTCATCCAGTGGTTCAGGATCTTCAATCGTAGATTATGCTACACAGTTTGTTGGAAACCCATATGTATGGGGTGGCACAAGTCTTACAGGTGGAGCTGACTGCTCTGGATTTACACAGAGTGTATATGCTCAGTTTGGCTACAGCCTTCCGAGAACATCTTATGAGCAGCAGAACTGGGGAACAGAAGTTTCTTATGCAGATGCTCAGCCAGGAGACCTGATCTGCTATGGTGGACATGTCGCAATCTACATGGGTAACGGACAGATCGTACATGCATCCAACTCCAGAGATGGTATTAAGATCAGCAACAACGCTGCTTACAGAACAATCCTGTCTGTAAGAAGACCTTCATAA
- a CDS encoding N-acetylmuramoyl-L-alanine amidase family protein: MGKVCKKSWIAAIFLGVMLFAAGFAFQASTVDAQAATTGFRTVKGKTYYYKNGKKVKGWLTLNGKKYFLNTRTGVLLKGWQRSSRGPKRYFNKKNGVMYTGMKKIGGKYYYFDIKTGYTKRGFVRSANGAVVRYFQPSNYTMAKGWLKNAKGQKWYFASDGKMYMGLKKIGKYYYYFNPSTGIAASGYVNTGNETRYFNAKYKRMVTGWTKSAKGELRYFGSNGVMAKGLAKVGSATYYFDPSTGIAAGGWVTISGNKYYFDKSSFKMVTGTKSIDGVTYTFSSTGIMTYSSANDSSTTSNTYFANDPKPVEQTGIKTLKNYLAGALKPVGQALYIWGGGWYDSTRIGVSPTWQSFYLSQTSSYNYNNYRDLSTANRAKGLDCSGFVGWAAQQVMRNGNSYTVVSGEIGSYYKNTLKWGTYVNQNYLSKTGWKVYPGDIGYDDGHTWIILGQCSDKSAVIVHSTPNAGCQIAGTCTPDGDYDSQAVALANKYMSRYAGFKKYTYRPSCGNYIRRGNYMRWYSSTLSDPDNFKNKTADVILQELFGF, from the coding sequence ATGGGAAAGGTGTGCAAAAAGTCATGGATCGCAGCCATATTTTTAGGAGTAATGCTTTTTGCTGCAGGCTTTGCGTTTCAGGCATCCACGGTAGATGCGCAGGCTGCTACAACTGGTTTTCGAACCGTAAAAGGAAAAACATACTATTATAAAAACGGAAAGAAAGTTAAGGGATGGCTTACTTTAAATGGAAAGAAATACTTCCTTAATACAAGGACAGGCGTCTTGCTGAAAGGCTGGCAGAGAAGTTCCAGAGGACCAAAGCGCTATTTTAATAAAAAAAATGGTGTTATGTATACCGGAATGAAAAAAATCGGCGGTAAATATTATTACTTCGATATCAAGACCGGCTACACGAAGAGGGGATTTGTAAGATCTGCCAATGGCGCAGTTGTCCGTTATTTCCAGCCCTCGAATTATACGATGGCAAAAGGCTGGCTGAAAAATGCAAAGGGGCAGAAGTGGTATTTTGCCAGCGATGGTAAGATGTATATGGGACTGAAAAAAATCGGCAAATATTATTATTATTTCAATCCAAGTACAGGAATTGCAGCCAGCGGTTATGTGAATACTGGAAATGAGACGAGATATTTCAATGCCAAATACAAAAGAATGGTTACCGGCTGGACAAAATCTGCCAAAGGAGAATTAAGATACTTTGGCAGCAATGGTGTTATGGCCAAGGGACTTGCAAAGGTTGGCAGCGCTACGTACTATTTTGATCCAAGTACAGGAATCGCAGCGGGCGGCTGGGTAACGATCAGTGGAAATAAATATTACTTTGACAAGAGTAGTTTCAAGATGGTTACAGGTACCAAGTCGATTGATGGTGTGACCTATACATTCAGCTCAACAGGTATTATGACCTATTCATCTGCAAATGACAGCAGTACGACAAGCAATACCTATTTTGCAAATGATCCGAAACCGGTTGAGCAGACCGGGATCAAAACGCTCAAGAATTATCTTGCCGGGGCATTGAAACCGGTTGGACAGGCATTGTATATCTGGGGCGGCGGTTGGTATGATTCCACAAGGATCGGTGTCAGCCCGACCTGGCAGAGCTTTTATCTCAGCCAGACAAGTAGTTATAACTATAATAATTATCGTGATCTGAGTACTGCAAACAGAGCAAAAGGACTTGACTGTTCTGGATTTGTAGGATGGGCAGCACAGCAGGTTATGAGAAATGGAAATAGTTATACGGTTGTATCAGGAGAAATCGGCAGTTATTATAAGAATACATTAAAATGGGGAACTTATGTGAACCAGAATTATCTGTCCAAAACAGGATGGAAAGTATATCCTGGTGATATCGGATATGATGATGGTCATACATGGATTATCCTCGGACAGTGTTCCGATAAGAGTGCCGTGATCGTTCATTCCACTCCGAATGCAGGATGCCAGATTGCAGGAACCTGTACACCGGATGGTGATTATGACAGCCAGGCAGTAGCTCTTGCAAATAAATACATGTCCAGATATGCAGGATTTAAGAAGTATACCTATCGTCCATCCTGCGGTAACTACATCCGAAGAGGAAATTATATGAGATGGTACAGCTCCACTCTTTCTGATCCGGATAACTTTAAGAACAAGACTGCAGATGTAATTCTTCAGGAATTGTTTGGATTTTAA
- a CDS encoding diaminopimelate dehydrogenase: MSIRIGILGYGNLGRGVECAIKHNPDMELVAVFTRRDPATVKILTDSASVYHVDEAEKMKDKIDVMILCGGSATDLPVQTPKYAQWFNVVDSFDTHARVPEHFANVDKAASESNHVGIISVGWDPGMFSLNRMYANAILTNGKDYTFWGKGVSQGHSDAIRRIDGVKDGKQYTIPVEAALEAVRNGENPELTTRQKHTRECFVVAEEGADLARIENEIKTMPNYFDEYDTTVHFISEEELKRDHSGIPHGGFVIRTGKTGWNDENSHVIEYSLKLDSNPEFTSSVIVAYARAAYRMSQEGQKGCKTVFDVAPAYLSALDGAELRKHLL; this comes from the coding sequence ATGAGTATTCGTATTGGTATTTTAGGATATGGTAATCTTGGAAGAGGCGTAGAATGTGCAATTAAACATAATCCGGACATGGAACTGGTTGCAGTATTTACACGTCGTGATCCTGCAACTGTAAAAATTCTTACAGATTCAGCATCTGTTTACCATGTAGATGAAGCAGAAAAGATGAAAGATAAAATTGATGTTATGATTCTCTGCGGTGGAAGTGCAACAGATCTGCCGGTTCAGACACCGAAATATGCACAGTGGTTCAATGTGGTAGACAGTTTTGATACACATGCCAGAGTACCGGAACATTTCGCAAATGTTGACAAGGCAGCATCTGAAAGCAATCATGTAGGAATCATTTCTGTTGGCTGGGATCCGGGAATGTTCTCCCTGAACAGAATGTATGCAAACGCAATCCTTACAAATGGAAAGGATTATACATTCTGGGGCAAGGGTGTAAGCCAGGGACATTCCGATGCAATCCGTAGAATTGATGGAGTAAAAGATGGAAAACAGTACACAATTCCTGTAGAAGCTGCACTGGAAGCAGTCAGAAACGGAGAAAATCCGGAACTGACTACAAGACAGAAGCATACAAGAGAATGCTTCGTAGTAGCTGAGGAAGGTGCTGATCTTGCACGCATTGAAAATGAGATTAAGACAATGCCGAATTATTTTGATGAATATGATACAACAGTACATTTCATTTCTGAAGAAGAACTGAAACGTGATCACAGTGGAATTCCGCATGGTGGATTTGTGATCCGTACAGGCAAAACCGGCTGGAACGATGAGAACAGTCATGTGATCGAATACAGCCTGAAGCTGGATTCCAATCCGGAATTTACATCTTCCGTAATTGTTGCATATGCGAGAGCTGCATATCGCATGAGCCAGGAAGGACAGAAAGGATGCAAAACAGTATTTGATGTTGCACCGGCATATTTAAGTGCACTGGATGGCGCTGAACTGAGAAAACATCTTCTGTAA
- a CDS encoding J domain-containing protein, which yields MFDPYSVLGVSRDASDDEIKKAYRKLSRKYHPDANINNPNKAQAEEKFKEVQQAYEQIMKEREYGSSGNYNSYGGFGGFGTQGQNTYQDEEAVRRQAAANYINSRHYKEAMNVLSSLQQRNGQWYYLSAMANMGLGNNVNALNDARSAVNMEPDNMQYRMLLQRLEGGGTWYQEQQNPFGGMPSDGSDYCMKLCLANLACNLCCPGGMFCC from the coding sequence AGAGATGCATCTGATGATGAAATAAAGAAGGCATATCGTAAGCTGAGCCGTAAATATCATCCGGATGCTAATATCAACAATCCGAACAAAGCACAGGCAGAAGAAAAATTTAAAGAAGTCCAGCAGGCATATGAACAGATCATGAAAGAACGGGAATATGGTTCTTCAGGAAACTATAATTCATATGGTGGTTTTGGTGGCTTTGGTACACAGGGCCAGAATACGTATCAGGATGAAGAGGCAGTGCGCCGACAGGCTGCGGCAAATTATATCAACAGTCGACATTACAAAGAGGCAATGAATGTGCTTTCGTCGCTTCAGCAGAGAAACGGCCAGTGGTATTATCTGTCCGCAATGGCGAACATGGGACTGGGAAATAATGTAAATGCGTTAAATGATGCACGAAGTGCAGTAAATATGGAACCGGATAATATGCAGTACCGAATGTTGCTGCAGAGACTGGAAGGCGGAGGAACCTGGTATCAGGAACAACAGAATCCATTTGGAGGAATGCCAAGTGACGGAAGCGATTATTGTATGAAGCTTTGCCTGGCCAATCTGGCATGTAATCTTTGCTGTCCGGGTGGAATGTTCTGCTGCTGA